From one Chryseobacterium sp. 3008163 genomic stretch:
- a CDS encoding L-serine ammonia-lyase has translation MESISVFEIIKVGIGPSSSHTMGPWNAASAFIRIIKRERSIAEVKEVFLEFFGSLAKTGIGHGTDIAGMLGLNGEDFKTINTSKIDEIVHHIKTSEILNLGGEKEIPFVYGHHLILNMSRSLDFHPNGMIFKAIFEDGTELVQDFYSVGGGFIASQEKNSIEKQCVRTIYPCHHGSDIVKYCEKLGFDKMSDLILINEESWRTQEETRKEALNIWENIKECIYKGVNKEGILPGGLNVTRRAAGMNRKLLGEQIYKNKDEWFQQVVDAEENFTNINKWIACFALAVNEENASFGRIITAPTNGASGVIPAVLMYAQAFTPYTSDDDIARFLLVAGEIGTLFKKNATISAAMGGCQAEIGVSSAMAAAGLTEILGGSVGQVLMAAEIAMEHHLGLTCDPIKGLVQIPCIERNTMGAIKAITAANIALESDPTKAKVSLDQVIQTMWETALSMNDRFKETSEGGLAIAVNVPEC, from the coding sequence ATGGAATCTATATCGGTTTTTGAGATTATAAAAGTAGGAATTGGGCCTTCCAGCTCGCACACAATGGGGCCTTGGAATGCTGCTTCGGCATTTATCAGAATTATAAAAAGAGAACGGTCAATCGCTGAGGTGAAAGAAGTTTTCTTAGAATTCTTCGGTTCACTGGCTAAAACGGGAATAGGTCACGGCACAGATATCGCCGGAATGTTGGGTTTAAATGGTGAAGATTTTAAAACTATCAATACTTCAAAGATTGACGAAATCGTTCATCATATCAAAACGTCTGAGATTCTTAATTTAGGCGGAGAAAAAGAAATTCCTTTTGTTTACGGACATCATTTAATTTTGAATATGTCCAGATCTTTAGATTTTCATCCCAACGGAATGATTTTTAAGGCAATTTTTGAAGACGGTACAGAACTCGTTCAGGATTTTTATTCTGTAGGCGGTGGATTTATCGCTAGCCAGGAAAAAAACTCAATTGAGAAACAGTGTGTTCGTACGATATATCCTTGTCATCACGGTTCAGATATCGTAAAATATTGTGAGAAATTAGGTTTTGATAAAATGTCAGACTTAATTTTAATCAATGAAGAAAGCTGGAGAACGCAGGAAGAGACAAGAAAGGAAGCTCTGAATATTTGGGAAAACATCAAAGAATGTATTTATAAAGGGGTCAATAAAGAAGGCATTTTGCCTGGCGGACTCAATGTTACCCGCCGTGCGGCCGGAATGAATCGAAAATTATTGGGCGAACAGATTTACAAAAATAAAGATGAATGGTTTCAGCAGGTTGTTGATGCTGAAGAAAATTTCACCAATATCAATAAATGGATTGCGTGTTTTGCGTTGGCGGTGAACGAAGAGAATGCAAGTTTCGGACGTATCATCACAGCGCCAACCAATGGTGCAAGTGGAGTGATACCGGCAGTTTTAATGTATGCGCAGGCTTTTACACCTTACACGAGTGACGATGATATTGCGAGATTTTTATTGGTCGCAGGAGAAATCGGAACTTTATTCAAGAAAAATGCTACAATTTCAGCAGCGATGGGAGGTTGTCAGGCAGAAATAGGGGTGTCATCAGCGATGGCTGCGGCAGGTTTAACCGAAATATTAGGTGGAAGTGTCGGTCAGGTATTGATGGCAGCAGAGATTGCGATGGAACATCATTTAGGATTGACGTGTGATCCGATTAAAGGTTTGGTACAGATTCCTTGTATTGAAAGAAATACGATGGGTGCAATAAAAGCAATTACTGCAGCGAATATTGCTCTTGAAAGTGATCCTACAAAAGCGAAGGTGAGTTTGGATCAGGTGATTCAGACGATGTGGGAAACTGCGTTGTCGATGAACGACCGTTTCAAGGAAACTTCTGAGGGTGGTTTAGCTATTGCCGTGAATGTACCGGAATGTTAA
- a CDS encoding RtcB family protein → MGTQGDGNHFLFVGISKNTGNTMLVTHHGSRAPGAALYDKGMKIANRFRLEISPETLRENAWIPYETEEGESYWEALQLIRTWTKENHTSIHDAVLNKMNIEKEDRYWNEHNFVFKDGDLFYHAKGATPLDDKFMPDITGPRLIPLNMSEPVLIVQGKTNERNLGFAPHGAGRNFSRTQHKKSLAHKTIEEVFAEETKGLDIRFFSNEIDISELPTAYKSAKNVRAQIEEYGLCEVLDEVMPYGCIMAGDVQKNAPWKKKKKFRKA, encoded by the coding sequence ATGGGAACTCAGGGAGATGGAAATCATTTCTTGTTCGTTGGAATTTCTAAAAATACAGGAAATACCATGTTGGTCACTCACCACGGATCAAGAGCTCCGGGAGCCGCTTTGTATGATAAAGGGATGAAAATCGCAAACCGTTTCAGATTAGAAATTTCACCAGAAACTTTAAGGGAAAATGCCTGGATTCCTTATGAAACGGAAGAAGGAGAATCATATTGGGAAGCGTTACAATTGATAAGAACATGGACGAAAGAAAATCATACTTCAATCCATGATGCCGTTTTAAACAAAATGAACATCGAAAAAGAAGATAGATATTGGAATGAACATAATTTTGTTTTCAAGGATGGAGATTTGTTTTATCATGCAAAAGGTGCGACTCCGTTGGATGACAAATTCATGCCTGATATTACGGGACCAAGATTGATTCCGTTGAATATGTCAGAACCCGTTTTGATCGTTCAAGGGAAAACCAATGAGAGAAACTTAGGTTTTGCTCCACATGGAGCGGGAAGAAATTTTAGCAGAACACAACATAAAAAATCATTGGCTCATAAAACGATTGAAGAAGTTTTTGCAGAAGAAACAAAAGGTTTAGATATCCGTTTTTTCTCGAATGAAATTGATATTTCTGAACTTCCAACGGCTTATAAAAGTGCCAAAAATGTAAGAGCACAAATTGAAGAATACGGACTTTGCGAAGTTTTGGATGAAGTGATGCCTTACGGATGTATTATGGCAGGTGATGTGCAGAAAAACGCGCCTTGGAAGAAAAAGAAGAAGTTTAGAAAAGCATAA
- a CDS encoding HopJ type III effector protein → MLFEQLEKSAEEIQFKDVIAFIDEHYDFTPTKFTNGNTVNEADQNNGSCKVFSFAKLNDLPKEDTLNLFGEFYREDVLKNPEGTDHQNIRNFIEYGWDGISFEGKALKRK, encoded by the coding sequence ATGTTATTCGAACAATTAGAAAAATCAGCGGAAGAAATACAGTTTAAAGATGTCATTGCATTTATTGACGAACATTATGATTTTACTCCGACAAAATTTACCAACGGAAATACGGTAAATGAAGCAGATCAAAATAACGGATCATGCAAGGTTTTCAGTTTTGCAAAGCTGAATGATTTGCCAAAAGAAGATACTTTAAATCTTTTCGGAGAGTTTTACCGGGAAGATGTTTTGAAAAATCCTGAAGGTACAGATCATCAGAATATCAGAAATTTTATTGAATATGGCTGGGATGGGATTTCTTTTGAGGGGAAGGCTTTGAAGAGGAAGTGA
- a CDS encoding serine hydrolase domain-containing protein yields the protein MKTKLLLVLILLAQTFYGQEITGSWKGELDLGGMTLPLILDITKENNTYVSTAKSPKQGNQIINVDKTEFINNELVFEMKALNASYKGQFKADHFEGTFSQNSKSFPLSLYKNDGKEKPAPKVLISKDIKKAGINTAKIDDFLNYITQNKEGIGSITLFKDGKEIYQKNFGQDQLSNVKWDSNTGYQIGSVSKLFTAIMLMQLEEKGKLNLNDKLSKYYPDAPNANKITLEHIMNHTSGLGDYAGGWLFGKSVGDKAILDTIRKHGVEFQPGEKERYSNSGYYLLSRILEDVSKKPYNVLLKENITSKANMKNTFSVLDNQKNIFKSYENTTGKWMEVEDFDFRNCIGLGDITSTTHDLSLFINALFDYKFVKKETLDRMLPKGEKPFGLGIMKAPFYNKVSYGHGGDTAGTHTLVSYSPTENYSIATVINGEKLSHGKIFLGIVSLIYDQEYEYPKFTELKKASEKELQKYEGNYYSKETKLDFKIFIKEEILFAQLTYQPSFPLEYVEGNTFKYDNAGVEIIFSPENKQLSLIQNGNTLVFDKK from the coding sequence ATGAAAACCAAACTATTACTCGTGCTGATTTTATTAGCACAGACTTTTTATGGCCAGGAAATTACAGGCTCATGGAAAGGAGAACTTGATCTTGGAGGGATGACTCTCCCATTAATTCTCGACATTACGAAAGAGAACAACACCTATGTTTCAACAGCGAAAAGCCCAAAGCAAGGTAATCAAATCATTAATGTTGACAAAACTGAATTCATCAATAACGAATTGGTTTTTGAAATGAAAGCGCTTAATGCGTCTTATAAAGGACAATTTAAAGCCGACCATTTTGAGGGAACTTTTTCGCAAAATTCAAAATCATTTCCGTTAAGTCTTTATAAAAATGATGGCAAAGAAAAACCTGCACCAAAAGTTTTAATATCAAAAGACATCAAAAAAGCAGGAATTAACACCGCCAAAATTGATGATTTTCTAAATTATATTACCCAAAACAAAGAAGGAATCGGGAGCATCACACTCTTCAAAGACGGAAAAGAAATCTATCAGAAAAACTTCGGGCAAGACCAATTATCTAATGTAAAATGGGATTCTAATACAGGTTACCAAATTGGCTCAGTCAGTAAACTTTTTACTGCAATTATGCTGATGCAATTGGAAGAAAAAGGAAAATTAAATCTTAATGATAAACTGTCAAAGTATTATCCTGATGCTCCCAATGCCAATAAAATCACTTTAGAACATATCATGAACCATACAAGCGGATTGGGAGATTATGCAGGTGGATGGCTGTTCGGGAAATCTGTTGGTGACAAAGCAATTCTTGACACGATAAGAAAACACGGAGTGGAGTTTCAACCGGGAGAGAAAGAAAGATACTCAAATTCGGGTTACTATCTATTAAGCAGAATTCTAGAGGACGTTTCTAAGAAACCGTACAATGTTTTGTTGAAAGAAAACATCACCAGTAAAGCCAATATGAAGAATACATTCTCGGTTTTAGATAATCAAAAAAACATCTTCAAATCGTACGAAAACACCACCGGAAAATGGATGGAGGTAGAAGATTTTGATTTCCGTAACTGTATTGGTTTGGGAGACATTACTTCTACAACCCATGATTTGAGCTTATTCATTAATGCTTTATTCGATTATAAATTTGTAAAAAAAGAAACATTAGACAGAATGCTTCCGAAAGGTGAAAAACCATTTGGGTTAGGTATAATGAAAGCGCCGTTTTATAACAAAGTTTCTTATGGACATGGTGGTGATACTGCCGGAACCCACACACTTGTTTCTTACAGTCCGACTGAAAACTATTCTATAGCAACAGTTATTAACGGTGAAAAATTATCACACGGAAAGATATTTTTAGGAATTGTAAGCCTTATTTATGATCAGGAATATGAATATCCAAAATTTACAGAGCTGAAAAAAGCCTCTGAAAAAGAATTACAAAAATATGAGGGTAATTATTATTCAAAAGAGACTAAGTTGGACTTTAAAATCTTCATAAAAGAAGAAATCCTTTTTGCCCAATTAACTTATCAACCGTCATTTCCTTTAGAATATGTGGAAGGAAATACATTTAAATATGATAATGCTGGTGTAGAAATTATTTTCTCTCCGGAAAACAAACAATTAAGCCTTATCCAGAACGGGAATACACTTGTTTTTGATAAGAAATAA
- a CDS encoding ammonium transporter, with the protein MKVGLKWKVSFIIISLVAIGGLFWKPSVDFPNTGDFLGEESIVGSDVAWILAAAGLVLLMTPGLSFFYGGMVGKKNMISTMLQSFIALGVISILWIVVGFSLSFGDSIGFEINGEHYGIIGNPFTYPFFNHVSVYPHKTMASTIPFILFALFQMKFAVITPALITGSFAERVRFISYLVFMVLFSLFIYTPLCHMVWHPEGLLNKFFGVKDFAGGTVVHMSAGFAALAGAIVLGRRKNPHHEPSNIPYVILGTGMLWFGWFGFNAGSALSANATAAIAFGTTTIASASAMMTWIFFDRINGRKVSALGACIGAVVGLVAITPACGFVSIQESLFIGFAAAIVSNLMMNWKALKKIDDTLDVFACHGVGGIMGMILTAIFAHGENASLLHGGIVVFTHHMIALVLVSVFTFFGSLLLYKITNRIITLRVSEESENIGLDMSQHEESLKW; encoded by the coding sequence ATGAAAGTTGGTTTAAAATGGAAAGTTTCATTTATAATAATTTCTTTGGTAGCCATTGGTGGACTTTTCTGGAAGCCCAGCGTTGATTTTCCAAACACCGGAGATTTTTTAGGCGAAGAAAGTATTGTCGGCTCAGATGTAGCATGGATTTTAGCTGCTGCCGGACTCGTTCTTCTCATGACTCCCGGACTGTCCTTCTTCTACGGCGGAATGGTCGGTAAGAAAAATATGATCTCTACAATGCTGCAAAGTTTTATCGCTTTAGGAGTCATTTCTATTTTATGGATTGTGGTTGGTTTTTCTCTGTCTTTCGGAGATTCTATAGGCTTTGAAATCAATGGTGAACATTACGGAATTATCGGGAACCCTTTTACCTATCCATTTTTTAATCATGTGAGCGTTTATCCTCACAAAACGATGGCTTCCACCATTCCTTTTATCTTATTTGCATTGTTTCAGATGAAATTTGCAGTGATCACACCAGCTTTGATTACGGGTTCATTTGCTGAAAGAGTTCGGTTTATTTCGTATTTGGTTTTCATGGTTTTGTTCAGTCTTTTTATCTACACGCCGCTTTGTCACATGGTTTGGCATCCTGAAGGCCTTTTAAATAAATTTTTCGGAGTCAAAGATTTTGCAGGTGGAACCGTGGTTCACATGAGTGCTGGTTTTGCTGCTTTGGCGGGTGCAATTGTTTTAGGGCGAAGAAAAAATCCGCATCATGAGCCTTCCAATATTCCTTATGTCATTTTAGGAACAGGAATGTTATGGTTTGGCTGGTTCGGTTTCAATGCCGGTTCGGCTTTAAGTGCCAACGCAACGGCAGCAATAGCTTTCGGAACGACAACCATTGCTTCAGCTTCCGCAATGATGACATGGATCTTCTTTGACAGAATCAACGGAAGGAAAGTTTCTGCGTTGGGAGCTTGTATCGGTGCTGTTGTGGGTTTGGTTGCCATCACTCCTGCGTGCGGTTTTGTTTCAATTCAGGAAAGTCTTTTCATCGGATTTGCAGCGGCCATTGTATCAAATTTAATGATGAACTGGAAAGCCTTAAAGAAAATCGATGATACTTTAGATGTTTTTGCCTGTCATGGGGTAGGAGGAATTATGGGAATGATCTTGACCGCAATCTTTGCCCACGGCGAAAACGCAAGTCTTCTTCACGGCGGAATCGTAGTTTTTACCCACCACATGATTGCTCTGGTTTTGGTTTCTGTATTCACATTTTTCGGGTCATTGCTTTTGTATAAAATCACCAACCGAATTATCACGCTCAGAGTTTCCGAAGAATCTGAAAATATAGGATTGGATATGTCTCAGCATGAAGAAAGCCTGAAATGGTAG
- a CDS encoding glucokinase: MNGKSNPARLGWSFDVEEYKNAFGFEEVTMLNDQEASAYGIALLQDSDLDAIYSSGHLEKGNVAILAPGNGLGEAGYFFDGKYLRPFATEGGHSEFSPRTNVEVEFYQFLNNIYGIVSWENVLSKTGLFNIYRFLRDVKRHPEPEWLSEKLTNANGNFTEEIFKAAVEEDVLICKIALDTFLEFLAREANNLTLKLKATGGLLIAGDIPQIIRQYIDKDKFYEKFKISDKMEDMLKNIPIYLINPDSTSIDGAALYAAYYKE; the protein is encoded by the coding sequence TTGAACGGAAAAAGTAATCCTGCAAGATTAGGCTGGAGCTTTGATGTTGAAGAATATAAAAATGCATTCGGTTTTGAAGAAGTTACTATGCTGAATGATCAGGAAGCTTCGGCTTACGGTATCGCACTTTTACAAGATAGTGATCTTGATGCAATCTACAGCAGCGGTCATCTGGAAAAAGGAAATGTTGCCATCTTAGCACCAGGAAACGGATTGGGTGAGGCAGGATATTTCTTTGACGGAAAATACCTAAGACCTTTCGCTACAGAAGGCGGTCACTCAGAATTTTCTCCAAGAACAAATGTTGAGGTAGAATTTTATCAGTTCCTAAATAATATTTACGGAATTGTAAGTTGGGAAAACGTATTGTCTAAAACAGGCTTATTTAATATCTACAGATTCTTAAGAGACGTAAAAAGACATCCGGAACCTGAATGGCTTTCTGAAAAGCTGACAAACGCCAACGGAAATTTCACAGAAGAAATTTTCAAAGCTGCAGTTGAGGAAGATGTACTGATTTGTAAAATCGCATTAGATACCTTCTTAGAATTTTTGGCGAGAGAAGCCAATAACTTAACGTTGAAGTTAAAGGCAACAGGAGGTTTATTGATTGCCGGAGATATTCCGCAAATCATCAGACAATATATCGATAAAGATAAATTTTACGAGAAATTTAAAATAAGTGATAAGATGGAAGACATGTTGAAGAACATACCTATTTATCTCATCAATCCAGACAGCACGAGCATTGATGGTGCTGCGCTTTACGCCGCTTACTATAAAGAATAA
- a CDS encoding DNA polymerase beta superfamily protein has translation MTPKILEKLKEIEAKRNIEILLAVESGSRAWGFASPDSDYDIRFIYRHEKDWYLSPWDKDETIEFMTEDDLDGSGWDLRKTFHLLLKSNAALLSWFYSPIVYVKNEKFYELFKPLADSCFSPIAVSYHYLSMSKKYLEACRTDEVKLKSYFYCLRTALTGKWILEKGTVPPVLFSELLVLVDDFTRTKIENLVALKATKGESYYHPNDWELFGFLEKTILDNEERAKNLKGGSSDKGEMERVFREILI, from the coding sequence ATGACACCAAAAATATTAGAAAAATTAAAAGAAATAGAGGCAAAAAGAAACATAGAAATACTTCTTGCCGTAGAATCGGGAAGCCGGGCTTGGGGTTTTGCATCTCCCGACAGCGATTATGACATACGATTTATATACCGCCACGAAAAAGACTGGTATCTGTCGCCGTGGGATAAAGATGAAACGATAGAATTTATGACTGAAGACGATTTAGACGGTTCGGGATGGGATCTGAGAAAGACTTTTCATCTCTTGTTAAAGTCGAATGCGGCTTTGTTGAGTTGGTTCTACTCTCCTATCGTTTACGTAAAAAATGAAAAGTTTTATGAACTTTTTAAACCTTTGGCAGATTCCTGTTTTTCTCCGATAGCGGTTTCTTACCATTATCTGAGCATGAGCAAAAAATATTTGGAAGCCTGCAGAACAGATGAAGTAAAACTGAAATCTTATTTCTACTGCCTTCGAACGGCCTTGACAGGAAAATGGATATTGGAAAAAGGAACGGTACCACCAGTTTTGTTCAGTGAATTGCTGGTTTTGGTCGATGATTTTACAAGAACCAAAATAGAAAATCTTGTTGCCTTAAAAGCCACAAAAGGAGAATCTTATTACCATCCGAATGATTGGGAATTGTTTGGATTTTTAGAGAAAACAATATTGGATAATGAAGAAAGAGCTAAGAATTTAAAAGGTGGGAGTTCAGATAAAGGTGAGATGGAGAGGGTTTTTAGAGAAATATTAATATAA
- a CDS encoding DUF1501 domain-containing protein, with product MIIKRRDFLKISSLATASLFVPNFLQSMTLDNALNPNQKILIVLQFTGGNDGLNTIIPTKNDIYFKERKNIAINDSLALNDETGINPALSYFKELFDSGELSLMNNVGYPNPDKSHFRSMDIWHSASKSDEFLETGWLGRFLDEECYKCEHPTQALEVDDMLSLALKGENNKAFAFKDPKKLYQTSQEKYFKSLYESDHHHDNETVSYLYKTLGSTINNADYIFEKSKAKNQLRNIRILN from the coding sequence ATGATCATCAAAAGAAGAGACTTTTTAAAGATCAGTTCATTGGCAACAGCTTCATTGTTTGTTCCGAATTTTCTACAGTCGATGACTTTAGACAATGCCTTAAATCCGAATCAGAAAATACTGATCGTCCTGCAGTTCACAGGTGGGAATGACGGTTTAAACACGATTATTCCGACAAAAAATGATATTTATTTTAAAGAAAGAAAAAATATTGCCATCAATGATTCTTTAGCTTTAAATGATGAAACAGGAATCAATCCGGCTTTGTCTTATTTTAAAGAATTATTTGACAGTGGTGAACTTTCCCTGATGAATAATGTCGGCTACCCAAACCCTGATAAATCACATTTCAGAAGCATGGATATTTGGCATTCTGCCAGTAAAAGCGATGAGTTTCTGGAAACGGGATGGCTCGGAAGATTTTTGGATGAAGAATGTTATAAATGTGAACATCCAACACAGGCTTTGGAAGTTGATGATATGTTGAGCTTAGCTTTGAAAGGAGAAAACAACAAAGCTTTTGCCTTTAAAGATCCCAAAAAACTATATCAAACCAGTCAGGAAAAATATTTCAAATCGTTGTATGAAAGCGATCATCACCACGATAACGAAACGGTGTCTTACTTATATAAAACTTTAGGTTCAACCATCAACAATGCCGATTACATTTTTGAAAAAAGTAAAGCAAAAAATCAACTCAGGAATATCCGAATTCTAAACTAG
- a CDS encoding helix-turn-helix transcriptional regulator: MSSNKNALIRYKTLDKCLKNKYKKYTLEDLIDECSEALFEFEGKESFVSKRTVQLDLQNMRSEKFGYEAPIEVYERRYYRYSDPEYSIHQISVNENDLKAMNNAIQILKQFKDFSMFKEMNGVIQKLEDSIHSTNQKSIIHLDKNEQLKGLEHIDVLYESVLNKKVLKICYKSFKARESNIITVHPQLLKEYNNRWFLICWHKKAIYNLALDRMEEIEIDETTEYIDKDFDADRYFGEVIGATVSETQRPQNVIFFVNSQHAPYVKTKPFHHSQEIIKEDEKGTTFKICVQLNFELERMILGMGEFLTVLGPRKLKQRIAKSIKAAHSNYQSNETGNEEL, from the coding sequence ATGTCATCCAACAAAAACGCCCTTATCCGCTACAAAACTTTAGATAAATGTCTCAAGAATAAATACAAAAAATACACTTTGGAAGATTTAATCGATGAATGTTCTGAGGCTTTGTTTGAATTTGAAGGCAAGGAATCTTTTGTAAGCAAACGTACCGTACAATTGGATTTGCAGAATATGCGGAGTGAAAAATTCGGGTATGAAGCGCCGATTGAGGTTTATGAGAGAAGATATTACCGCTACAGTGATCCGGAGTACAGTATTCATCAAATTTCTGTCAATGAAAATGATCTGAAAGCGATGAATAATGCCATTCAGATTTTAAAGCAGTTTAAAGATTTTTCCATGTTTAAGGAAATGAATGGTGTTATCCAGAAGTTGGAAGATTCTATTCATTCGACCAATCAGAAATCGATTATTCATTTGGATAAAAATGAGCAACTGAAAGGTTTGGAGCATATTGATGTTTTGTATGAAAGTGTTTTAAATAAAAAGGTTTTAAAGATTTGTTACAAAAGTTTTAAGGCGAGAGAATCTAATATTATCACCGTTCATCCTCAATTGTTGAAAGAATATAACAACCGATGGTTTTTGATTTGCTGGCATAAAAAAGCGATTTATAATCTCGCTTTAGACAGAATGGAGGAAATTGAGATTGATGAAACTACGGAATATATTGATAAGGATTTTGATGCAGATCGTTACTTTGGTGAAGTCATCGGAGCAACGGTTTCTGAGACGCAAAGACCGCAAAATGTTATCTTTTTTGTCAATTCACAACATGCTCCTTATGTAAAAACCAAGCCTTTTCATCATTCACAGGAAATTATCAAAGAAGATGAAAAGGGCACAACTTTTAAAATTTGTGTTCAGCTCAATTTTGAATTAGAACGAATGATTTTGGGAATGGGAGAGTTTTTAACGGTTTTAGGTCCGAGAAAACTGAAACAGAGAATTGCCAAAAGTATTAAAGCGGCACATTCAAATTATCAGAGTAATGAAACGGGGAATGAAGAATTATAA
- a CDS encoding alpha/beta hydrolase, with product MKIYVVSGLGADFKVLEKLKFPEQHEIVFIDWMIPELDESFADYVGRMAEKIDTTKPFYLLGYSFGGIMVQELNKLKPAEKVVIMGSIKSDKEKSRLIKAGEITRIPKIMPISFFSDRTTTFYSVVRKMFDPKNPRITQYFRVRDPYYLKWSVERISEWKFEENPNVIQILGDRDIVFPIKNSKPNYVIKGGTHLFPATKYKEVSTLLNEIFI from the coding sequence ATGAAAATATATGTAGTAAGTGGTTTGGGAGCAGATTTTAAAGTTTTAGAAAAACTAAAATTCCCCGAACAACATGAAATCGTCTTCATCGACTGGATGATTCCCGAGCTGGATGAAAGTTTTGCGGATTATGTTGGCAGAATGGCTGAGAAAATAGATACAACCAAACCGTTCTATTTATTAGGGTATTCATTTGGCGGAATTATGGTACAGGAATTGAATAAATTGAAGCCCGCCGAAAAAGTAGTCATCATGGGAAGCATTAAATCTGATAAAGAGAAATCCCGATTGATAAAAGCTGGAGAAATCACTCGAATTCCCAAAATAATGCCTATAAGCTTTTTCAGTGACCGAACTACAACTTTCTATTCTGTGGTAAGAAAAATGTTTGATCCTAAAAATCCACGAATTACACAATATTTTAGAGTACGTGATCCATATTATCTAAAATGGTCTGTCGAAAGAATTTCAGAGTGGAAATTTGAAGAAAACCCAAATGTTATTCAGATTTTGGGAGATCGGGATATTGTTTTCCCAATTAAAAATTCAAAACCCAATTATGTCATCAAAGGCGGAACCCATCTTTTTCCCGCAACCAAATATAAAGAAGTTTCAACGCTGTTAAATGAAATTTTTATTTAA
- a CDS encoding DUF1501 domain-containing protein — MKSDINTQVYYLSIGSFDTHVNQNEKQQKLFGEINDAVKSFVTDMKANGLFNDILLMTFSEFGRRVAQNASKGTDHGTANQMFFISGGLKKKGILNALPDLQNLKEGDLIYTEDFRKVYATVLKNWLNADSSKVLGWKNGVYDFI, encoded by the coding sequence ATTAAATCAGACATTAATACGCAGGTTTATTATCTTTCCATCGGAAGTTTTGATACGCACGTCAATCAAAATGAAAAACAGCAAAAGTTATTCGGAGAAATTAATGATGCGGTAAAATCTTTCGTCACCGACATGAAAGCAAACGGATTATTTAATGATATTTTACTGATGACTTTTTCAGAATTCGGAAGACGTGTTGCCCAAAACGCAAGCAAAGGAACCGACCACGGAACCGCCAACCAAATGTTTTTCATCAGCGGTGGATTAAAAAAGAAGGGAATCCTCAACGCTCTTCCCGATCTGCAAAACCTGAAAGAAGGAGATTTAATTTACACTGAAGATTTCAGAAAAGTCTATGCAACCGTCCTTAAAAATTGGCTCAATGCCGATTCGTCAAAAGTTCTGGGCTGGAAAAACGGTGTGTATGATTTCATATAA
- a CDS encoding YceI family protein, producing MITSEIKWWGHKVVKTKASSHYGSLKLKSGKFNFDKTVFVDGEFVIDMRSLVVADLSGDDQVKLSNELKGTNFFEVKKFPTAKFHLKKLFLWRTASTILPS from the coding sequence GTGATCACTTCTGAGATCAAATGGTGGGGACACAAGGTTGTAAAAACCAAAGCATCTTCTCATTACGGAAGTTTGAAACTGAAAAGCGGAAAATTTAATTTTGATAAAACGGTTTTTGTTGATGGTGAATTTGTGATCGATATGAGAAGTTTGGTGGTAGCTGATCTTTCTGGTGACGATCAGGTAAAATTATCTAACGAATTGAAAGGAACCAATTTCTTCGAAGTTAAAAAATTCCCGACGGCAAAATTCCATTTGAAAAAATTATTCCTTTGGCGAACAGCGAGTACAATTCTACCATCGTAG
- a CDS encoding YceI family protein produces the protein MANSEYNSTIVGDITIKGIRKTISFPANAHITQFTVEIESSVFSLNRKDFRIFYQNSLKDYFIKDEMDIQFKVSTQKLDNERPL, from the coding sequence TTGGCGAACAGCGAGTACAATTCTACCATCGTAGGAGATATTACCATCAAAGGAATCAGAAAAACAATTTCGTTCCCTGCAAACGCTCATATTACGCAATTTACGGTAGAGATTGAGTCTTCAGTATTCTCATTAAACAGAAAAGACTTCAGAATTTTCTATCAGAATTCTTTGAAAGATTATTTCATAAAAGACGAGATGGATATTCAGTTTAAAGTTTCTACTCAAAAATTGGATAACGAAAGACCTTTGTAA